In a genomic window of Glycine max cultivar Williams 82 chromosome 13, Glycine_max_v4.0, whole genome shotgun sequence:
- the LOC100802615 gene encoding uncharacterized protein produces the protein MGGGNRRSKGGNRKSNNSSGSGIPKSRKRGSDVKTALFVEGGFLSDWHLPSPTQIPGRSSGSNNKSGSHRRGEGSVSKSGFAKSLGATIRYNYPSFDVQEVACAGIGNNGEDSNLNQLQPFVFADSKKGQIIAHIDQTPPSKPNNVKYRYTYDADFILGDSSHRGLGFPAEQDKTPSGIGTSEQMPQSTPVLDSSPFEKDADSGEGMDCELTNQMAEDLPSNVSAERNSGFLTIGGLKLYTQDISDNESDEYNDGDSPDEDSSASSEPEELLGSSETNDSEYSSDSDSDINEEVVEDYLEGVGGSDNIMEAKWLLKPVLDESNDDSSSSSCYDEALEKLSGFVLQEASREYGMKKAQPWKKRSVGSGPLALEDLMLEKDPRSISARKKHVPRFPQSWPSHAQKSKASKRIHGEKKKLRKERIAVKRRERMLHRGVDLEKINSKLEKIVLEQVDMFSFQPMHSRDCSQIQQLAAIYQLQSSSQGSGKKRFVTVMRTQSTSMPSSSGRQRLEKLLGVDDEDADFSVADYVNKKSVSGDRRLGKKNAKRNDFRFQEPQSAQNKYSGSHKVKDKKGSGQKGSYANQPVSFVSSGLIHSETVQVTVDAEETNRNGVTSSANIGSFEEHTTGFGSKMMAKMGYTEGAGLGKNGQGMAQPIEVIQRPKSLGLGVEFSNNSAEPARNKSSRVGAKSLGVGVEFSNSPAKPAPNKSSNVGAFEKHTKGFGSKMMAKMGFVEGTGLGRESQGITTPLSAVRLPKSRGLGAKS, from the exons ATGGGAGGTGGGAACAGAAGATCAAAAGGTGGAAACAgaaaatccaacaacagcagTGGCAGCGGCATTCCTAAATCTCGAAAAAGAGGTTCGGATGTTAAAACTGCATTGTTCGTCGAAGGCGGTTTCTTGTCTGATTGGCATCTCCCTTCCCCTACCCAAATTCCAG GGAGAAGTTCTGGATCCAATAACAAATCTGGGAGCCATCGTAGAGGTGAAGGCTCTGTATCTAAAAGTGGGTTTGCGAAATCTTTGGGAGCTACTATTCGATACAATTATCCTTCATTTGATGTTCAG GAGGTTGCATGTGCTGGGATTGGGAACAATGGTGAAGATAGTAATTTAAATCAGCTGCAACCTTTTGTTTTCGCAGACTCCAAGAAGGGTCAAATTATTGCTCATATAGACCAAACACCTCCTTCAAAACCCAACAATGTGAAATATAGGTACACTTATGATGCAGATTTTATTTTGGGTGACAGTTCTCATAGAGGATTGGGTTTCCCTGCTGAACAAGACAAAACCCCAAGTGGCATTGGCACTTCTGAACAGATGCCCCAGTCAACTCCAGTTTTAGATTCATCACCATTTGAGAAGGATGCTGATTCTGGTGAGGGTATGGATTGTGagttaaccaatcagatggcaGAAGACTTGCCATCAAATGTGTCTGCTGAGAGAAATTCAGGGTTTCTGACAATTGGAGGTCTTAAATTATACACTCAGGACATCTCGGATAATGAAAGTGATGAATATAATGACGGAGACTCACCAGATGAGGACAGCTCTGCGTCTTCTGAGCCAGAAGAGTTACTTGGATCATCTGAAACCAATGACTCTGAATACTCATCTGATAGTGATTCAGACATTAATGAAGAGGTTGTGGAAGATTATTTGGAAGGAGTTGGTGGTAGTGACAACATCATGGAAGCAAAATGGTTGCTAAAACCTGTTTTGGATGAGTCAAATGATGATAGTTCTTCCAGCAGTTGCTATGACGAGGCATTGGAGAAGTTGAGTGGCTTTGTCCTTCAAGAAGCCTCCAGGGAATATGGCATGAAGAAAGCTCAACCATGGAAGAAACGCTCTGTAGGTTCTGGACCTTTAGCTTTGGAAGACCTAATGTTGGAAAAGGATCCAAGATCCATCTCTGCTAGAAAGAAGCATGTTCCTCGATTCCCTCAATCTTGGCCTTCACATGCTCAGAAGAGTAAAGCTTCCAAAAGAATTCATG gtgaaaaaaagaaacttcGTAAAGAAAGGATTGCTGTAAAGCGCAGGGAAAGAATGCTGCATCGTGGGGTTGATCTTGAGAAAATTAATTCG aaattagaaaaaattgttttggaGCAAGTGGATATGTTCTCTTTTCAGCCTATGCATTCTCGGGATTGTTCACAG ATACAACAATTAGCAGCAATTTATCAATTGCAGAGTAGCAGCCAAGGATCTGGCAAAAAAAG ATTTGTGACAGTGATGCGAACGCAGTCTACATCCATGCCATCTTCAAGTGGTAGACAGCGCCTGGAAAAG TTGTTGGGAGTTGATGATGAGGATGCCGATTTTTCCGTGGCTGACTATGTGAATAAGAAATCTGTGAGTGGAGACAGAAGACTGGGAAAGAAAAATGCTAAAAGGAATGATTTTAGATTCCAAGAACCTCAATCTGCCCAGAACAAGTACTCAGGAAGCCATAAAGTGAAGGACAAGAAAGGGAGTGGACAAAAGGGTTCATATGCTAATCAGCCTGTGTCATTTGTATCAAGTGGCTTAATCCATTCAGAAACTGTACAGGTTACAGTTGATGCTGAAGAGACTAATAGGAATGGTGTCACCAGCTCTGCTAATATAGGTTCATTTGAAGAACACACTACTGGTTTTGGTTCAAAAATGATGGCTAAAATGGGATACACGGAGGGAGCAGGATTGGGGAAAAATGGTCAAGGTATGGCACAACCTATTGAGGTTATTCAAAGGCCCAAATCACTTGGTTTAGGTGTAGAATTTTCCAACAATTCAGCTGAGCCAGCTAGGAACAAATCTTCAAGAGTTGGTGCTAAATCACTTGGTGTGGGTGTAGAATTCTCCAACAGCCCGGCTAAGCCAGCTCCAAACAAATCTTCTAATGTTGGTGCTTTTGAAAAACACACTAAAGGCTTTGGATCAAAGATGATGGCAAAGATGGGCTTTGTGGAAGGCACGGGATTAGGTAGAGAATCACAAGGCATTACCACTCCGTTGAGTGCTGTTAGGCTTCCAAAGTCGCGAGGACTAGGTGCCAAAAGTTAA
- the LOC100803673 gene encoding homeobox protein knotted-1-like 4 isoform X2, giving the protein MAFHDHLQHEIGFQRFTEEQELNENRDMQQRLPPPTWLNNVNVNARQQNFLDSEKSVDRNRSESNCESEDLREYKADILGHPLYDQLLSAHVSCLRIATPVDQLPRIDAQLQQSQRVVEKYSALAHNGVVDEKELDQFMTHYVLLLCAFKEQLQQHVRVHAMEAVMACWDLEQSLQSLTGVSPGEGTGATMSDDEDDQAESNANLYEGSLDGGETLGFGPLVPTESERSLMERVRHELKHELKQGYKEKIVDIREEILRKRRAGKLPGDTTSLLKAWWQSHSKWPYPTEEDKARLVQETGLQLKQINNWFINQRKRNWHTNNPSSSSNSKSKRKSAGETSNQSFM; this is encoded by the exons atggcTTTCCACGACCATCTCCAGCACGAGATAGGGTTCCAGCGTTTCACGGAGGAGCAAGAGTTGAACGAGAATAGAGACATGCAACAGAGGCTCCCACCTCCGACATGGCTCAACAACGTTAACGTCAACGCGCGTCAACAGAATTTCCTCGACAGCGAGAAGAGCGTGGATCGGAACCGAAGCGAGAGCAATTGCGAATCCGAGGATTTGAGGGAATACAAAGCGGACATTCTAGGACACCCTCTCTACGATCAACTGCTATCGGCGCACGTGTCGTGCCTCAGAATCGCTACGCCCGTGGACCAGCTTCCTAGGATCGACGCCCAGCTTCAGCAGTCGCAGCGCGTGGTTGAAAAGTACTCTGCACTTGCACACAACGGGGTCGTCGATGAGAAGGAGCTTGATCAGTTCATG ACCCATTATGTTCTGTTGCTCTGTGCCTTTAAAGAACAACTGCAGCAGCATGTCCGTGTTCATGCCATGGAGGCAGTGATGGCTTGTTGGGATCTGGAGCAGTCTCTGCAAAGCTTGACAG GTGTATCTCCTGGTGAAGGAACGGGTGCAACAATGTCAGACGATGAAGATGACCAGGCAGAGAGCAATGCCAACTTATACGAAGGAAGCCTTGATGGGGGTGAAACTCTTGGATTTGGTCCTCTTGTCCCCACTGAAAGTGAAAGATCTTTGATGGAGAGAGTGAGGCATGAATTGAAGCATGAACTAAAACAG GGTTACAAGGAGAAGATTGTGGACATAAGAGAAGAAATTCTACGAAAGAGACGAGCAGGGAAACTTCCAGGGGACACCACATCCCTTTTGAAAGCTTGGTGGCAGTCACATTCTAAATGGCCTTACCCCACT GAGGAAGACAAGGCTAGGTTGGTGCAGGAAACAGGCTTGCAATTAAAGCAGATAAATAATTGGTTCATAAATCAGAGGAAAAGGAACTGGCATACTAATAACCCCTCATCCTCTAGTAACTCCAAAAGCAAGCGCAAGAG TGCAGGAGAAACCAGTAACCAGAGCTTCATGTGA
- the LOC100803673 gene encoding homeobox protein knotted-1-like 4 isoform X1, which yields MAFHDHLQHEIGFQRFTEEQELNENRDMQQRLPPPTWLNNVNVNARQQNFLDSEKSVDRNRSESNCESEDLREYKADILGHPLYDQLLSAHVSCLRIATPVDQLPRIDAQLQQSQRVVEKYSALAHNGVVDEKELDQFMTHYVLLLCAFKEQLQQHVRVHAMEAVMACWDLEQSLQSLTGVSPGEGTGATMSDDEDDQAESNANLYEGSLDGGETLGFGPLVPTESERSLMERVRHELKHELKQGYKEKIVDIREEILRKRRAGKLPGDTTSLLKAWWQSHSKWPYPTEEDKARLVQETGLQLKQINNWFINQRKRNWHTNNPSSSSNSKSKRKSSAGETSNQSFM from the exons atggcTTTCCACGACCATCTCCAGCACGAGATAGGGTTCCAGCGTTTCACGGAGGAGCAAGAGTTGAACGAGAATAGAGACATGCAACAGAGGCTCCCACCTCCGACATGGCTCAACAACGTTAACGTCAACGCGCGTCAACAGAATTTCCTCGACAGCGAGAAGAGCGTGGATCGGAACCGAAGCGAGAGCAATTGCGAATCCGAGGATTTGAGGGAATACAAAGCGGACATTCTAGGACACCCTCTCTACGATCAACTGCTATCGGCGCACGTGTCGTGCCTCAGAATCGCTACGCCCGTGGACCAGCTTCCTAGGATCGACGCCCAGCTTCAGCAGTCGCAGCGCGTGGTTGAAAAGTACTCTGCACTTGCACACAACGGGGTCGTCGATGAGAAGGAGCTTGATCAGTTCATG ACCCATTATGTTCTGTTGCTCTGTGCCTTTAAAGAACAACTGCAGCAGCATGTCCGTGTTCATGCCATGGAGGCAGTGATGGCTTGTTGGGATCTGGAGCAGTCTCTGCAAAGCTTGACAG GTGTATCTCCTGGTGAAGGAACGGGTGCAACAATGTCAGACGATGAAGATGACCAGGCAGAGAGCAATGCCAACTTATACGAAGGAAGCCTTGATGGGGGTGAAACTCTTGGATTTGGTCCTCTTGTCCCCACTGAAAGTGAAAGATCTTTGATGGAGAGAGTGAGGCATGAATTGAAGCATGAACTAAAACAG GGTTACAAGGAGAAGATTGTGGACATAAGAGAAGAAATTCTACGAAAGAGACGAGCAGGGAAACTTCCAGGGGACACCACATCCCTTTTGAAAGCTTGGTGGCAGTCACATTCTAAATGGCCTTACCCCACT GAGGAAGACAAGGCTAGGTTGGTGCAGGAAACAGGCTTGCAATTAAAGCAGATAAATAATTGGTTCATAAATCAGAGGAAAAGGAACTGGCATACTAATAACCCCTCATCCTCTAGTAACTCCAAAAGCAAGCGCAAGAG TAGTGCAGGAGAAACCAGTAACCAGAGCTTCATGTGA
- the LOC100803673 gene encoding homeobox protein knotted-1-like LET12 isoform X3 has product MAFHDHLQHEIGFQRFTEEQELNENRDMQQRLPPPTWLNNVNVNARQQNFLDSEKSVDRNRSESNCESEDLREYKADILGHPLYDQLLSAHVSCLRIATPVDQLPRIDAQLQQSQRVVEKYSALAHNGVVDEKELDQFMTHYVLLLCAFKEQLQQHVRVHAMEAVMACWDLEQSLQSLTGVSPGEGTGATMSDDEDDQAESNANLYEGSLDGGETLGFGPLVPTESERSLMERVRHELKHELKQGYKEKIVDIREEILRKRRAGKLPGDTTSLLKAWWQSHSKWPYPTEEDKARLVQETGLQLKQINNWFINQRKRNWHTNNPSSSSNSKSKRKRRNQ; this is encoded by the exons atggcTTTCCACGACCATCTCCAGCACGAGATAGGGTTCCAGCGTTTCACGGAGGAGCAAGAGTTGAACGAGAATAGAGACATGCAACAGAGGCTCCCACCTCCGACATGGCTCAACAACGTTAACGTCAACGCGCGTCAACAGAATTTCCTCGACAGCGAGAAGAGCGTGGATCGGAACCGAAGCGAGAGCAATTGCGAATCCGAGGATTTGAGGGAATACAAAGCGGACATTCTAGGACACCCTCTCTACGATCAACTGCTATCGGCGCACGTGTCGTGCCTCAGAATCGCTACGCCCGTGGACCAGCTTCCTAGGATCGACGCCCAGCTTCAGCAGTCGCAGCGCGTGGTTGAAAAGTACTCTGCACTTGCACACAACGGGGTCGTCGATGAGAAGGAGCTTGATCAGTTCATG ACCCATTATGTTCTGTTGCTCTGTGCCTTTAAAGAACAACTGCAGCAGCATGTCCGTGTTCATGCCATGGAGGCAGTGATGGCTTGTTGGGATCTGGAGCAGTCTCTGCAAAGCTTGACAG GTGTATCTCCTGGTGAAGGAACGGGTGCAACAATGTCAGACGATGAAGATGACCAGGCAGAGAGCAATGCCAACTTATACGAAGGAAGCCTTGATGGGGGTGAAACTCTTGGATTTGGTCCTCTTGTCCCCACTGAAAGTGAAAGATCTTTGATGGAGAGAGTGAGGCATGAATTGAAGCATGAACTAAAACAG GGTTACAAGGAGAAGATTGTGGACATAAGAGAAGAAATTCTACGAAAGAGACGAGCAGGGAAACTTCCAGGGGACACCACATCCCTTTTGAAAGCTTGGTGGCAGTCACATTCTAAATGGCCTTACCCCACT GAGGAAGACAAGGCTAGGTTGGTGCAGGAAACAGGCTTGCAATTAAAGCAGATAAATAATTGGTTCATAAATCAGAGGAAAAGGAACTGGCATACTAATAACCCCTCATCCTCTAGTAACTCCAAAAGCAAGCGCAAGAG GAGAAACCAGTAA
- the LOC100804202 gene encoding uncharacterized protein, translated as MASYEGGPLVMEMEGEEGFEEEAGSSGCGCGCFGLKKWWQGHEEEGKGLLVDQKGEGESWVVEKLRKAKEVSEVIAGPKWKTFIRKISGYGKKVKQQRNRFQYDEHSYALNFNSGAQSEDEGMPHSFSSRFAAPGRRQNES; from the coding sequence ATGGCATCTTACGAGGGAGGGCCATTGGTGATGGAAATGGAAGGAGAAGAAGGTTTCGAAGAAGAAGCCGGCAGCAGCGGTTGCGGGTGCGGATGCTTCGGCCTGAAGAAATGGTGGCAAGGCCATGAGGAAGAAGGTAAAGGGCTACTTGTTGATCAAAAGGGTGAGGGAGAGTCATGGGTGGTGGAGAAGTTAAGGAAGGCAAAGGAGGTTTCAGAAGTGATTGCTGGTCCAAAGTGGAAGACTTTCATTAGAAAGATAAGTGGGTATGGGAAGAAGGTGAAGCAACAAAGGAACAGGTTTCAGTATGATGAACACAGCTATGCTCTCAACTTCAACTCCGGGGCTCAGAGTGAAGATGAAGGCATGCCTCACAGTTTCTCATCTAGGTTTGCTGCTCCTGGTCGTCGCCAGAATGAATCATGA